Within Amycolatopsis sp. cg5, the genomic segment CCTTGGCGTCCATCGTGTACCGGCCGCACGTGCCCTACGCGCTGGACGCGGACAACGCGGAAGCGAAGCTCTTCGTCGACGGTGACGACCTGCGAACCTTCACCGCCGGCCGTCTTCTATCCTCCGTGGACAAAGCACGCCGGCTGTTCGAGGCAGAGCCAGGTGAGGTCATCGGCAAGGCAGCCGACGCCGCGCGCGCGTTCGAACTCGGGGCGCTCGCGACCACGGCGCAGTTGCTGGGCCTAGGCCGCTGGCTACTCGACAATTCAGTTGCTTACGCCAAACAACGTAAGCAATACGGCCGCGAAATCGGCCAGTATCAAGCGATCAAACATCTGCTCGCCGACGTCGTCACCCGGCTCGAACTCGCCAAGCCATTGCTCTACGCGGCCGCGCTGAGCCTGCGCCCTCGCGATGTTTCGGCCGCGAAAGTCGCCGTCGCCGACGCCGCCTATTCGGCCGCGCGAACCGGGCTGCAAGTCCATGGCGCGATCGGCTATACGGCCGAACATCCCTTGGGCGCCCGGCTGACCAAAGCGCGCGCATTGATCACCGCCTGGGGCACACAGGGATTTCACCGCACGCGTGTATTGGAGTCGCTGTGAGCTTCACCGAAGAGCAGGAAGCATTGCGTGCCACCGTTCGAAAAGCGCTGGAGCGCAACCGGAAACCATGGCAGGCGCTGTGTGAAATAGGCGTAACGGCGCTGATGATCCCCGAAGAGTACGGCGGGCTCGGCGCGGGACTGACCGAGATCCAGATAGTCGCGGAGGAACTCGGCCGCGTCTTGTCGGATGTTCCTTTCCTGAGCACGGTTCTGGCCACCCAAGCACTACTGTCCACTGAGGACGAACCGGCGCGCAAACGATTGCTGCCCAGGCTGGCCGGGGGCGCCACCGGCGCGCTGGCACTTACCGGCGAGTACGTCATCGACGGCGACACCGCGGAGATCCTTGTAGCCAGCAAGGAAAATACACTGTACGAAGTGGACAGCGCCCACAAGCGGCACACCCCGACAATGGACGAAACGCGGCGGCTGGCGAGCGTCGAAATCGTCGATGCACACCGCATCGGCGAAGTCAACCTCAACCAGGTAAGAGATGTCGCCTTGGCGGTATCGGCCGCCGAACAGGCAGGCGCGGCCGCGCGGGCGTTGCACATCACAGTGGAATTCTGCAAGCAACGAAAGCAGTTCGGCCGGGCGATCGGCGGGTTTCAAGCGCTCAAACATCGCATGGCCGACCTGTACGTGTTGATCGAGACCGCACGCTCCGCCGCCTACGCCGCGACCGACGAGCGGATGGCCGCGATCGCGAAAGTGTACTGCTCAGAGGCGTTTTGCGCGGTCGCCGCCGAGATGATCCAGTTGCACGGCGGCATCGCGATCACCTGGGAACACGAAGCGCACCGGTACTTCAAACGCGCGCATCTGAGCGCTCAGCTGTTCGGCGCGCCCCACCTTCATCTGACGAGGGTAGGGCAAACCCCAGCATGAACTTTGTGGTCCACGGTATTCCCGCACGACGGACCACCTGTCACTGTGTGGGGTGTGACCACACATGAAGTTCTCTCGCCGCCCGGTAGTGATTTCGCGCGGCTCACCCGGCGCGTCTCGGAGGCGGACCTCCTCCGGCGGCGCCCCGGCTACTACATCGCGCGCTTCTCACTGGTGATCGGCCTCTTCGCCGCGGGCTGGGTCGGTTTCGCCTTCCTCGGCGACAGCTGGTGGTCGCTCGGGCTCGCGGTCTTCTTCGCCGTGATGTTCGCCCAGGTCGCCCTGCTGTCCCACGACCTCGCGCACCGGCAGGTGTTCCGGACGCGGCGGCCGACCGAGATCGTGGGCTGGACGGTGGGCAACTTCGGCATCGGCATGAGCTACGGCTGGTGGATGGACAAGCACACCCGCCACCACGCCAACCCGAACCACGACGAGCTCGACCCCGACGTCGACCCGGACGTGCTGGTCTGGTCCAAGAAGCAGGCTCGCGTGGCGCGCGGCGTCCCCGCGTTCATCGGCAAGTACCAGGCGTACCTGTTCTTCCCGCTGCTCACCCTCGAAGGCTTCAATCTGCACGTCTCCGGATTCCGCGCGCTGTTCAGCAAGTCGCTGAAGCACAAGTGGATCGAAGGCAGCCTGCTCACCGCGCACGTCGTGCTCTACACCGCCGCGGTCTTCACCGTGTTGTCTCCCGGTAAAGCCGTCGTGTTCATCGTGCTCCACCAGGCGCTTTGGGGCGTCTACATGGGATCCATCTTCGCGCCCAACCACAAGGGCATGCCGATCCTCACCGGCAAGACCGAGCTCGACTTCCTCCGCAAGCAGGTGCTGACCTCGCGCAACGTCCGGGGTGGACGGATCACCGACCTCGCGCTCGGCGGGCTCAACTACCAGATCGAGCACCACCTCTTCCCCAGCATGCCGTCGCCGCACCTCGGCCAGGCACAGGTCATCGTCGAGCGGTACTGCGCCGAGCTGGACATCCCGTACTGCCAGACCAGCCTCCTCGACTCGTACTCGCAGGTGCTGCGCAGCCTCCACGAGGCTGGGGAACCTCTCAGGAACCGCTCGTAGACTCGAAGTATGAAGAAGAGGATCGTGGCGGCGCTGGGTGTGGCAGGCGCCGCCTGGGCACTGAAGGACCTGCCCGCGGCTTTCGGCGCGAAAGCGACCGGGGCCAGGGCGGACCGCATGCGGCGCTCGCCGCAGTACGCGGACGGGACGTTCCACAACACCGCGCCCCGCCGCGAGATGCCCGCCTCCACCTACCGCGAGATCTTCCGGGAGATGTTCTTCGGCGAGACCCGCAAGCAGCGCAAGCCGGCCGGCGAGATCCCGATCGTCCGTGACGCGCTGCCGCCGCGCGCCGAAGGACTGCACCTCACCTGGTTCGGGCACGCGTCCACGCTGGTCGAGCTCGACGGCGCCCGCGTGCTGCTCGACCCGGTGTGGGGCGAGCGCGTCTCCCCCGCCGCGTTCGCCGGCCCGAAACGGCTCCACGAACCACCGCTGCCGATCGAGTCACTCGGCCGGATCGACGCGGTCGTCATCTCGCACGACCATTACGACCACCTGGACATGCCGACGGTCCGCACCCTGCTCAGGACGCAGACCGCCCCGTTCCTCGTGCCGCTGGGCATCGGCGCGCACCTGGAGCGCTGGGGTGTCCCGGCGACGCGGATCATCGAGCTCGACTGGAACGAGGAGGCCACGGTCGCCGGCGTCCGCTTCGTGGCGACCCCGGCCCAGCACTTCTCCGGCCGCGGCCTCTCCAACGACGGCACCCTGTGGACGTCGTGGGCGCTGATCGGTCCCGAGCACCGCGTCTTCTACACCGGCGACTCCGGCTACTTCGACGGCTACGCCAAGATCGGCGAGCAGCACGGCCCGTTCGACGCGGCGCTGATCCAGATCGGCGCGTACGCCCCCACCTGGCCGGACATCCACATGACCCCGGAGGAGGGCGTCGCCACCCACCTCGACGTCCGCGCCCGCCTGCTCATCCCGGTCCACTGGGCCACCTTCACCCTGGCCATGCACCCGTGGACCGAACCGGCCGACCGCGTCTGGCGCGAGGCCAAGGCCCACGACGTCGAGCTGGCGATCCCCCGCCCCGGCGAGCGCGTCGACGTCTCCGCCCCACCCGCCGTCGCCCCCTGGTGGCAAGCCCTCGGCTCGTGAACGTGGAGGTCGTGAGTGGTACGGCCGGTTCTAACCGGCCGTACCACTCACGAGCCCTTTAAGCCGGACGGCGGGCCCAAGCCGCGTGCAGGCCGCCCGAGGTCTGGCCCCGAGGTTGCCTTGAGTCAGGGCCTCCCTCACCCAGTTCGACCCGGTGAGGGCCTCCCTCACTCGGTTTGGCCGGGTGAGGGCCTCCTTCACCCGACATTTCGGGTCAGGGCCTCCTTCACCCAGCGGCTTGGGTGAGGGCCTCCCTCACCCAAGCCGGGCACCGCAGGGCCGAGCCGCGCACTCCAACCTGGGGTCGTGAGTGGTTAGGCCGGTTCTAACCGGCCGTACCACTCACGAGCCCTTTACGCGAAGAACTCCACCAGCAGCGGTTTGAGCGCGTCGGGGTGCGCGAGGACGCCGTGGTCATGGCCTTCGAGGACGACGTAGCGCCCGTCCGGGATGGCGTCCGCGACGGCCTTGGCGCTCAGCCGCATCCACTCGTCGGTGGTGCCGCCGCCGATCGCGAGCGTGGGCACCTCGATCGTCTTGAGCCACTCGGGCAGCACGTTGCCGGGGCCGCAGAGCGTCGTGTCGTAGTAGAGGGTGTGCGCGAGGCCGGTGAACCAGCCCCACATCGGGCTGGCCTTCATGCCCTCGACCTGCTCCCGAGGCACGCCGACGCCTTCGGTCAGGAACAACATGACCGCGTCTTCGCGCCGGTCTTCCTCGGCGCAGGCCCGCAGCCTGGCCGTGAGGTCGTCACCCGGCCGCTCCCGCCCGCCGACGATGAACGGCGGCTCGTAGACGGCGAGCTTGTCGACCGGCAGGCCGCGCTGGGTCGCCTCGAGCGCGAGGATCGCGCCCGACGAGTGGCCGAAGAGACTCGCCCGGCCACCCACCTGCTCGATGAGCGCGGCGATGTCCTCGACCTCGCGCTCGATCGCATACTCGGCGCCGTCGCCGCTGTCGCCGCGGCCGCGCCGGTCGAATCCGATCCCGGACAACTCCGGGACCAGCGCGTTCGCCAGCCCGGCGACGGTCGACCGGTCGTTGAAGGCGCCGCCGACCAGGATCACCGGCGGCCCGTCGCCGGTCCGCTCGAACGCGATCTTGGTGCCGTCCGCCGAGGTCACAGTGTTCATGAAAGTCCTCCCATACGGGTCATCGTATGGGTAGGTCGGAGTCACCACCGGAGTTTCGACACGCGCTCAGAGCCAGTCGTCGGGGCGGGGCCAGGTCATCAGCGAAGCCAGGGTGTCCGGGGCGGGCTCGGTGACCGTGTAGCGGCCGCGGTGGAACAGCAGCGGCCGCGCGTCGGACGGCTCGCCGAGCGCGGTCACCCGCCCGATCACGACGTAGTGATCGCCCGCCTCGTGCACGGCTTCGAGCGAGCAGTCGATCCACGTGAGCGCTCCGTCGAGCAGCGGCGAACCTGACGGAGCGGGTGTCCACTTGACGGACGCGAATTTATCGTGGCCCCGCGCGCCGAACGTCGCGCTGACCTCCTGCTGGTGCTCGCCGAGCACGTTCACGGCGAAGTGACCGGCCTCGGCGAGCACCGGCCAGGTGCGGGAGGTGCGCGACGGGCAGAACAGCACGAGCGGCGGATCGAGCGACAACGCCGCGAAGGACTGGCAGGCGAAGCCGACGGGTGCGACGCCGTCGTGGCCGGTGACGACCGCGACGCCGGTGCAGAAGTGGCCGAGCACCGACCGGAACCGGACGGTGTCGACCACCGGAGACGTCACCGCGCGCCGATCGAGAAGTCGTGGCCCCACAACGAGACGGCCGTGCTCTCGCGGGCGATCCAGCTTTCGTCGTCGACCTGCCGGCCTTCGCAGCCGAACTCGACGTCGAAGCCGCCGGGTGTCTTCATGTAGAACGACAGCATCAGGTCGTTGACGTGCCTGCCGAGTGTCGCGGACATCGGCACCTTGCGCCGGTGCGCGCGGTCTAGGCAGAGGCCGACGTCGTCGGTGTTCTCGACCTCGACCATCAGGTGCACGATTCCGCTCGGGGTCGGCATCGGCAGGAACGCGAGGCTGTGGTGCCGCGGGTTGCAGCCGAAGAACCGCAGCCACGCCGGCTCCCCGTCCGCGGGCCTGCCGACGAACTGCGGCGGCAGCTTCATCGAGTCGCGCAACCGGAAGCCGAGCACGTCACGGTAGAAGCGCAGCGCCGCCTCATCGTCGTGTGTGGACAGTACGACGTGGCCGAGTCCCTGCTCCTCCGTCACGAACCGGTGCCCGTAAGGACTCACCACGCGCCGGTGTTGCAGCGCGACGCCGTGGAAGATCTCCAAGGTGTTGCCGGACGGGTCGTCGAAGGTGATCAGGCCGTCGACACAGCGATCGGCCAATACTTCGGGACTGCCTTCCTTGTAGGGCACCGAGTGAGTGTCCAAACTGGACCGTATCTCGTCCAACTCGGCGGCATGCGCGACTTCCCAGCCCGCCTGAGCCAGCCGGTCCTTCTCGCCGGGGAAGATCACGAGGCGCGCGGGGAAGTCGTCCATGCGCAGGTACAACGCGTTGGGATCGGAGCCCTTGCCCTCGACCATGCCCAGCACCTTGAGGCCGTACTCGCGCCAGGCCGCCATGTCGGTCGCCTCGATGCGCAGATAGCCCAGCGAACGAATGCCCATCAGGATGCTCCCAGGAAATCGAGCGTCAGCCGGTTGAACTCGTCGAACTTCTCCAGCTGCGCCCAGTGTCCACAGTGGCCGAACACGTGCAGCTGTGCGCGCGGGATCATCTTCAACGCCAGCAAAGCGCCGTCGAGCGGGTTGACGCGGTCCTCACGGCCCCAGATCAGCAGCACCCGCTGCCGCAGCCGATGCGCTTCACGCCAGAGCATGCCCTGCTCGTAGGTTTCCGGCTGGCTGAACGACTTTCCCATCGCGCGCATCGCCGCGAGCGACTCCGGGGCCGACGCGGCGGCGAACCGTTCGTCGATCAGTTCGGGCGTGATCAGCGACTGGTCGTGCACCATGATCCGCAGGAACGCCTCGATGTTCTCGCGGGAAGGCGCGCCGCCGAACCGTCCGAGCTTCTTGATGCCCTCGGTGGGGTCAGGCGCGAAGAGGTTCACGCTCAACCCGCCAGGGCCCATCAGCACGAGCCGACCGGCACGCGACGGGTGCTTGAGCGCCAGCCGGACGGCCGTGCCGCCGCCCAGCGAGTTCCCGACGAACGCCGCCCGCTCGATGCCGAGCGCGTCCATCAGCCCGACCACCGCGTCCGCGCTGTACCCGAAGTACTGGGGGTGCTCGGTGCGCTTGTCCGACTGCCCGAATCCCGGCTGGTCGACCGCGATCGTCCGGTACGACTTGGCGAACTCCGGCAGGTTGCGGCCGAAGTTGCTCCACGCCGACGCGCCGGGCCCGCCGCCGTGCAGCAGGATGACCGTCTCCGCGTGCTCCTCGCCCGCCTCGTGGTAGTGCAGCTTCAGCCCGTTGACTTCGGCGAATTTCCCCATCACACCATCGCATTCTCGACCGGCAGCCCGAAGGCGCCCGTGCCGAACATGACGTAGGCGCGCTCGGCGTCGTTCGCCGCGTGCACCCGGCCGGCGTGCGCATCACGCCAGAAGCGCTGGATCGGCGTTCCTGCCTTCAACGCCCGGCCGCCCGAGTTCTCGAAGAGCCGGTCGACGGCCATGATCGCCCGCTCGGTCCCGCGCACCTGGTCGCGCCGCACCCGCAGCCGCGTCGAGAACGGGAGCTTCTCTCCCTTGCACGCCAACTGGTACAGCTCGTCGATGTTGTGCGTCAGCTGCAACCAGGCCGCGTCGATCTCGCTCGCCGCCTCGGCGATGCGCACCTTCGCGAAAGGGTCCTCTTTGGACTGTTCGCCCGCGTAGGCCGCGCGCACCCGGGTGCGCTGGTACTCGACGTGCACGTCGTAAGCGCCCTGCGCCATGCCGATGATCGGCGCCGTGATCGTGCTCGGATGCACTGAGCCGTAAGGAAGCCGGTACAGCGGGCCGGGGTTCACAGCCTGGCCGGGCGTCTTGCACTTCGACGTCGCGATGAAACTGAGCGCTCGATGCTGCGGGATGAACACATCCTCGACGATGATGTCGTTGCTCCCGGTACCGCGCAGTCCTACGGTGTCCCAGACGTCGGCGATCGTGTAGTCGCTGATCGGCAGCAGGTACGTGCAGAAGTCGACCGGCTTGCCGTCGGCGAACGCGGGCCCGCCGAGCAACACCCACGTCGAGTGGTCGCAGCCGGACGAGAAGCTCCAGCGCCCGGTCAGCCGGTAGCCGCCTTCGACGACCGTCGCCTTGCCCATCGGCGCGTACGACGACGAGATGCGGACCTCGTGGTCGTCGCCCCAGACGTCTTCCTGGGCCTGGGCGTCGAACAGCGCGACATGCCACGGGTGCACGCCGAGGATGGACGCGACCCAGCCGGTCGAGCCGCACGCCGAGGCGATCAGCTTGACCGCGGTGTAGAAGCTCACCGGGTCCGACTCGTGGCCGCCGTACGGTTTCGGCTGCAGGAGCTTGAAGAAACCCGTCTCCTGCAACGCTTTGATCGACTCCTCGGGCACGCGCCGGAGGTCCTCGGCTTCCTGCGCGCGTTCCCGCAACACCGGTAGCAGCTCCTGGATACCGGCGAGCACCGCGGAAACTGTCTCAGTCATACCGGCAAGACTAGAACACGTTCTCGTTTTTGTCGAGAAATCCCTGCGCTATGGCACCATGACGCCCAGCTCGACGGCCGGAAAACACACAGTCCGCAAGCGACAGACCGCTGACGTAAGAGCTAGAACAGATTCCCACCGCCGACCGCCCGGCGGCGTAGAGCCCCTCGATCGGCGTGCCGTCCTCACGCCGCACGCGGCCGGTGTCCTCCTCGACGACCAGGCCGCCGAGCGTCAGCATGGGGCACGGGAAACCGATGCTCGGCTTGATCGACACGTCGATGAGCGAGAACGGCGGCGACGCCAGCGGCCGGACGAACTCGGGCGGCTTGCCCATCGGATCCGGGTCCCGGTACGCGGCGACCGTGGCCGCCAAGCCGTCCGGATCGACACCCGCGCGGCGCGCCACCTCGGCGACCGTCGACCCGCTCACGCGACCCCGGCCGAACAGGTAGCGAGCCTGAAGCCATTGAAACCATTGACTTTGCCCGCGCACGTCACGCCGTGCCTCGCTCAGCAAGGCGTCGTCGACCAGCAGCCAGCCGCGTGCGCCGTGCTTGGTGATCATGCGCTCGCCGACCGCCGCGCCGTACCGCGACTCGTCGACGATCCGCTGCCCGCCGGCGTCCACCAGTATCCCGCCGAGGAACGCGCTCGGCGGCGTCACGAACCGCCACGCCGAGATCCGGTCCAGCCACGCCGTCGACCCACCGGCCTCGACACCCAGCCGGATCCCCGACCCGTCGTCGGCCGAGGTCCCGAGCGCCAGCCCGCCGCGATACAGCGGCGCGTGCTCCCGCACCATCTCCCGGTTCGCGATGAACCCGCCCGCCGCGAGCACCACCCCGCGCCGCGCCCTCACTCGCACCGACCTGGCATAACGCCGCTCCAGCGCGACCGCGCGCCGGTGCAGCGCCTTCCGCAGCGCGGGCACGTACAGCCCCGGCTTCGCGGAGTACTTCCCGTACAGCCGATGCGCACGCCGGACCCACGCGGGCGCGTCACGCAGCGTCGACACGACCACGCCGACGACGACCCCGTCCTCGACCAGCAGCTCGCGCGCCTCCGCCTGCGGCAGCACCCGGACTCCCTTGCGCCGCGCGGACTGTGCGAGCCGCGCGTACAGCAGCTTCCCCGAGGTCCCGGGGCCTTTCGCGCGATGCCCGCGCGGGGCGGGCTTCGCCGCGTCGCGGAAACCGCCCGCGGCTTCACTACCCGAGTAGTAGAGGTAGAAGTCGTCGTTCGGGTAAGACGTCTTGTAGGGGCAGAGACTGCCCTCGAACGGCACGCCGTTCTGCTCCAACCAGGTGATCATCGCGGCGCTCTGCGCGCAGAACCGGCGTAGCGTCGCCTCGGAGACCACGTCCCCGACTTCCAGCCGGAGGTAGTCGTACATCGCCTCGACGGAATCCTCGACATCGGCGTCTCGCTGCTGCGCCGTGCCGCCGCCCGCGTAGACCACGCCGCCGCTGACCGCGCTGGCCCCGCCGCCGGAGAACCGGTCGAGCACCAGCACCTCGGCGCCGGCGTCGGCGGCCTCGATGGCCGCGCAGGCACCCGCGGCGCCGAATCCGACAATGACCACGTCAGCGCTCAAGTCAGCCACAGCGGCCAGCCTAGAACTGAAACACGTTCTCGTCTATGGTGGCTCGCATGAGTGTCACGCTGCAGAGTTACCTACTGCAACGCGTTCCAGGATGGCCCGCATGAACGTCGATGTGATCGTCGTCGGCAGCGGTGCGACGGGGATGACCGCCGCACTCAACGCCGCACGGCTCGGCCTCGACGTGGTCGTGCTGGAGAAGGCGGCGAAGTTCGGCGGCTCGACGGCGCGGTCCGGCGGCGGCGTCTGGATTCCCGGCAACGAGGCGTTGACGAAGCCGGACACGCGCGAGGACGCCCGCGCCTACCTCGAAGCGATCGTCGGCGACGTCGTCCCGGCCGAGCGCCGCGAGACGTTCCTCGAACGCGGGCCCGAAGTCGTCCACTTCCTCCACGAGCACACCCCGCTGCGGCTGCAGTGGGTGCCGAACTACTGCGACTACCACCCCGAAGCACCCGGCGGCCGGGCGCACGGGCGATCCGCCGAGCCCATCCCCCTCGACGGCCACGTCCTCGGCGCCGAACTCGCGAATCTCGAACCGCCGTACAGCGCCCCGCCGCTGG encodes:
- a CDS encoding acyl-CoA dehydrogenase family protein, whose translation is MRFTLSQEQLDFAASIDACLTDTGPKGLAELGVPALLVPERFDGLGAEPIDLVVAFDQLGYHAVPGPWVDTVAVLPALLDDEILAGVAAGETLASIVYRPHVPYALDADNAEAKLFVDGDDLRTFTAGRLLSSVDKARRLFEAEPGEVIGKAADAARAFELGALATTAQLLGLGRWLLDNSVAYAKQRKQYGREIGQYQAIKHLLADVVTRLELAKPLLYAAALSLRPRDVSAAKVAVADAAYSAARTGLQVHGAIGYTAEHPLGARLTKARALITAWGTQGFHRTRVLESL
- a CDS encoding acyl-CoA dehydrogenase family protein; the encoded protein is MSFTEEQEALRATVRKALERNRKPWQALCEIGVTALMIPEEYGGLGAGLTEIQIVAEELGRVLSDVPFLSTVLATQALLSTEDEPARKRLLPRLAGGATGALALTGEYVIDGDTAEILVASKENTLYEVDSAHKRHTPTMDETRRLASVEIVDAHRIGEVNLNQVRDVALAVSAAEQAGAAARALHITVEFCKQRKQFGRAIGGFQALKHRMADLYVLIETARSAAYAATDERMAAIAKVYCSEAFCAVAAEMIQLHGGIAITWEHEAHRYFKRAHLSAQLFGAPHLHLTRVGQTPA
- a CDS encoding fatty acid desaturase, giving the protein MTTHEVLSPPGSDFARLTRRVSEADLLRRRPGYYIARFSLVIGLFAAGWVGFAFLGDSWWSLGLAVFFAVMFAQVALLSHDLAHRQVFRTRRPTEIVGWTVGNFGIGMSYGWWMDKHTRHHANPNHDELDPDVDPDVLVWSKKQARVARGVPAFIGKYQAYLFFPLLTLEGFNLHVSGFRALFSKSLKHKWIEGSLLTAHVVLYTAAVFTVLSPGKAVVFIVLHQALWGVYMGSIFAPNHKGMPILTGKTELDFLRKQVLTSRNVRGGRITDLALGGLNYQIEHHLFPSMPSPHLGQAQVIVERYCAELDIPYCQTSLLDSYSQVLRSLHEAGEPLRNRS
- a CDS encoding MBL fold metallo-hydrolase, with protein sequence MKKRIVAALGVAGAAWALKDLPAAFGAKATGARADRMRRSPQYADGTFHNTAPRREMPASTYREIFREMFFGETRKQRKPAGEIPIVRDALPPRAEGLHLTWFGHASTLVELDGARVLLDPVWGERVSPAAFAGPKRLHEPPLPIESLGRIDAVVISHDHYDHLDMPTVRTLLRTQTAPFLVPLGIGAHLERWGVPATRIIELDWNEEATVAGVRFVATPAQHFSGRGLSNDGTLWTSWALIGPEHRVFYTGDSGYFDGYAKIGEQHGPFDAALIQIGAYAPTWPDIHMTPEEGVATHLDVRARLLIPVHWATFTLAMHPWTEPADRVWREAKAHDVELAIPRPGERVDVSAPPAVAPWWQALGS
- a CDS encoding alpha/beta fold hydrolase — protein: MNTVTSADGTKIAFERTGDGPPVILVGGAFNDRSTVAGLANALVPELSGIGFDRRGRGDSGDGAEYAIEREVEDIAALIEQVGGRASLFGHSSGAILALEATQRGLPVDKLAVYEPPFIVGGRERPGDDLTARLRACAEEDRREDAVMLFLTEGVGVPREQVEGMKASPMWGWFTGLAHTLYYDTTLCGPGNVLPEWLKTIEVPTLAIGGGTTDEWMRLSAKAVADAIPDGRYVVLEGHDHGVLAHPDALKPLLVEFFA
- the hsaB gene encoding 3-hydroxy-9,10-secoandrosta-1,3,5(10)-triene-9,17-dione monooxygenase reductase subunit, whose product is MTSPVVDTVRFRSVLGHFCTGVAVVTGHDGVAPVGFACQSFAALSLDPPLVLFCPSRTSRTWPVLAEAGHFAVNVLGEHQQEVSATFGARGHDKFASVKWTPAPSGSPLLDGALTWIDCSLEAVHEAGDHYVVIGRVTALGEPSDARPLLFHRGRYTVTEPAPDTLASLMTWPRPDDWL
- the hsaC gene encoding iron-dependent extradiol dioxygenase HsaC, with translation MGIRSLGYLRIEATDMAAWREYGLKVLGMVEGKGSDPNALYLRMDDFPARLVIFPGEKDRLAQAGWEVAHAAELDEIRSSLDTHSVPYKEGSPEVLADRCVDGLITFDDPSGNTLEIFHGVALQHRRVVSPYGHRFVTEEQGLGHVVLSTHDDEAALRFYRDVLGFRLRDSMKLPPQFVGRPADGEPAWLRFFGCNPRHHSLAFLPMPTPSGIVHLMVEVENTDDVGLCLDRAHRRKVPMSATLGRHVNDLMLSFYMKTPGGFDVEFGCEGRQVDDESWIARESTAVSLWGHDFSIGAR
- the hsaD gene encoding 4,5:9,10-diseco-3-hydroxy-5,9,17-trioxoandrosta-1(10),2-diene-4-oate hydrolase, giving the protein MGKFAEVNGLKLHYHEAGEEHAETVILLHGGGPGASAWSNFGRNLPEFAKSYRTIAVDQPGFGQSDKRTEHPQYFGYSADAVVGLMDALGIERAAFVGNSLGGGTAVRLALKHPSRAGRLVLMGPGGLSVNLFAPDPTEGIKKLGRFGGAPSRENIEAFLRIMVHDQSLITPELIDERFAAASAPESLAAMRAMGKSFSQPETYEQGMLWREAHRLRQRVLLIWGREDRVNPLDGALLALKMIPRAQLHVFGHCGHWAQLEKFDEFNRLTLDFLGAS
- the hsaA gene encoding 3-hydroxy-9,10-secoandrosta-1,3,5(10)-triene-9,17-dione monooxygenase oxygenase subunit; the protein is MTETVSAVLAGIQELLPVLRERAQEAEDLRRVPEESIKALQETGFFKLLQPKPYGGHESDPVSFYTAVKLIASACGSTGWVASILGVHPWHVALFDAQAQEDVWGDDHEVRISSSYAPMGKATVVEGGYRLTGRWSFSSGCDHSTWVLLGGPAFADGKPVDFCTYLLPISDYTIADVWDTVGLRGTGSNDIIVEDVFIPQHRALSFIATSKCKTPGQAVNPGPLYRLPYGSVHPSTITAPIIGMAQGAYDVHVEYQRTRVRAAYAGEQSKEDPFAKVRIAEAASEIDAAWLQLTHNIDELYQLACKGEKLPFSTRLRVRRDQVRGTERAIMAVDRLFENSGGRALKAGTPIQRFWRDAHAGRVHAANDAERAYVMFGTGAFGLPVENAMV
- a CDS encoding FAD-binding protein, which produces MADLSADVVIVGFGAAGACAAIEAADAGAEVLVLDRFSGGGASAVSGGVVYAGGGTAQQRDADVEDSVEAMYDYLRLEVGDVVSEATLRRFCAQSAAMITWLEQNGVPFEGSLCPYKTSYPNDDFYLYYSGSEAAGGFRDAAKPAPRGHRAKGPGTSGKLLYARLAQSARRKGVRVLPQAEARELLVEDGVVVGVVVSTLRDAPAWVRRAHRLYGKYSAKPGLYVPALRKALHRRAVALERRYARSVRVRARRGVVLAAGGFIANREMVREHAPLYRGGLALGTSADDGSGIRLGVEAGGSTAWLDRISAWRFVTPPSAFLGGILVDAGGQRIVDESRYGAAVGERMITKHGARGWLLVDDALLSEARRDVRGQSQWFQWLQARYLFGRGRVSGSTVAEVARRAGVDPDGLAATVAAYRDPDPMGKPPEFVRPLASPPFSLIDVSIKPSIGFPCPMLTLGGLVVEEDTGRVRREDGTPIEGLYAAGRSAVGICSSSYVSGLSLADCVFSGRRAGRHGAIAQGFLDKNENVF